From a region of the Paraburkholderia hospita genome:
- a CDS encoding glycosyltransferase family 4 protein: MKQPIEAPTALRVALVCNTAFAIYTYRQGLIRALVARGVDVTVIAPRDRTSALLEQMGCRCIELHVASKGTNPRDDLRTMWVLYRLYRTIRPQIVFHYTIKPNIYGSIAAKLAGVDSVAVTTGLGYVFIQKSGTAQIAKLLYRFAFRFPREIWFLNQDDEAAFRGQNLLAHPERARLLRGEGVDLEQFAFMPLPDRKNGDENNQRTFSFVLIGRLLWDKGVGEYVEAARRLRAKYPYARFQLLGPVGVDNPSAISQAEVDAWVREGVIDYLGEAHDVRPLIAAADCVVLPSYREGVPRTLMEASAIGRPIVATNVPGCREVVADGVNGVLCEARNVDSLAAKLAQMLDMSDDERRAMGERGRAKVAQEFDERGVVERYKTLIQQLTGISL; the protein is encoded by the coding sequence ATGAAGCAACCCATCGAAGCTCCCACCGCGCTACGCGTCGCGCTCGTCTGCAACACCGCGTTCGCGATCTACACATACCGGCAAGGGCTGATACGGGCACTCGTCGCACGCGGCGTCGACGTGACGGTCATCGCACCGCGCGACCGCACCTCGGCGCTGCTCGAACAGATGGGCTGCCGCTGCATCGAGCTGCATGTCGCATCGAAAGGCACGAATCCGCGCGACGATCTGCGCACGATGTGGGTGCTTTACCGGCTGTACCGCACGATCCGTCCGCAGATCGTGTTTCATTACACGATCAAGCCGAATATCTATGGCTCGATTGCGGCGAAACTGGCGGGCGTCGATTCGGTTGCGGTCACGACGGGCCTCGGCTATGTTTTTATCCAGAAGAGCGGCACCGCGCAGATTGCCAAACTTTTGTATCGCTTTGCATTCCGTTTTCCGCGCGAAATATGGTTTCTGAATCAGGACGACGAAGCCGCCTTTCGCGGGCAGAACCTGCTTGCGCATCCTGAACGCGCGCGGCTCCTCCGTGGCGAGGGCGTGGATCTCGAGCAGTTTGCTTTCATGCCTTTGCCGGATCGTAAAAATGGGGATGAAAATAATCAGAGGACATTTTCTTTTGTATTAATCGGCCGCCTGTTGTGGGATAAAGGCGTGGGCGAATACGTCGAAGCCGCAAGGCGGTTGCGCGCGAAGTATCCATATGCGCGTTTTCAGTTGCTCGGCCCCGTCGGCGTCGACAATCCGAGCGCGATTTCGCAGGCCGAAGTCGATGCATGGGTGCGCGAAGGCGTGATCGACTATCTGGGTGAGGCACATGACGTGCGTCCGCTGATCGCCGCTGCCGATTGCGTCGTGCTGCCTTCGTATCGCGAAGGCGTGCCGCGCACGCTGATGGAAGCATCGGCGATCGGACGGCCGATCGTCGCGACCAACGTGCCGGGCTGCCGCGAAGTCGTCGCGGACGGTGTCAACGGCGTGTTATGCGAGGCCCGTAATGTGGACAGCCTCGCGGCGAAGCTCGCGCAGATGCTCGACATGAGCGATGACGAGCGGCGCGCGATGGGCGAGCGCGGCCGTGCGAAAGTCGCGCAGGAGTTTGACGAACGCGGTGTCGTCGAACGGTATAAAACCCTGATTCAGCAGTTGACGGGCATATCACTCTAA
- a CDS encoding glycosyltransferase: MTSSSFTPPAAAASLDDVAVLMPAYNGQADVERTLASFSEDARIHVLIVDDGSTPPIVAPALPNMSVEVLRMPKNGGIERALQTGIEALAARGFRYAARIDAGDLTVPHRLAKQRAHLEAHPHIAGLGMWTQVVSRDGQPLFMLTPPSEPGAIRRERFMRACFVHPSMMLRIDAVLAVGNYREAYKAAEDLDLFLRMMARYDCANLPELGLYYELNEGGISATKRRRQIASTLRLQTHYFNVLNVCDWLGLAKNLLHFVTPYQTLQRMKKRLYAPRASH; encoded by the coding sequence ATGACGTCTTCATCATTCACGCCGCCCGCGGCCGCCGCATCGCTCGACGATGTCGCCGTGCTGATGCCCGCGTACAACGGCCAGGCCGACGTCGAGCGCACACTGGCTTCGTTCAGCGAGGACGCGCGCATCCACGTGCTGATCGTCGACGACGGCAGCACGCCGCCCATCGTCGCGCCCGCGCTGCCGAACATGTCGGTCGAAGTGCTGCGCATGCCGAAAAACGGCGGCATCGAACGCGCGTTGCAAACGGGTATCGAAGCGCTCGCGGCGCGCGGCTTTCGCTACGCCGCGCGCATCGACGCGGGCGACCTTACCGTGCCGCATCGTCTTGCGAAGCAACGCGCGCATCTCGAAGCGCATCCGCACATCGCGGGTCTGGGCATGTGGACACAAGTGGTCTCGCGCGACGGCCAGCCGCTCTTCATGCTGACGCCGCCCAGCGAACCAGGGGCGATTCGCCGCGAGCGCTTCATGCGCGCGTGCTTCGTCCATCCTTCGATGATGCTGCGCATCGACGCCGTGCTCGCCGTCGGCAACTACCGCGAAGCGTACAAGGCAGCCGAAGACCTCGATCTGTTCCTGCGCATGATGGCGCGTTACGACTGCGCGAACCTGCCCGAACTTGGCCTGTACTATGAACTGAACGAAGGCGGCATCAGCGCGACGAAGCGGCGCCGCCAGATCGCGTCCACGCTGCGTTTGCAGACGCACTATTTTAACGTGCTGAACGTTTGCGACTGGCTCGGCCTCGCGAAGAACCTGTTGCACTTCGTCACCCCTTACCAGACGCTTCAGCGCATGAAGAAGCGGCTCTACGCGCCGCGCGCGAGCCATTGA